The following proteins are encoded in a genomic region of Streptomyces lunaelactis:
- a CDS encoding MarR family winged helix-turn-helix transcriptional regulator: MGYMNTASTGGGGLPGPRWLTEEEQRVWRAYLHATTLFEDHLDRQLQRDAGMPHIYYGLLVQLSQAPRRRKRMTELAIDAKITRSRLSHAVARLEKSGWVHREDCPSDKRGQNAVLTEEGLAVLERTAPGHVEAVRQAMFDRLSPEQVGQLGEIMKTMAEGLQPQDSGADLPWLR, from the coding sequence GTGGGATACATGAACACGGCATCCACTGGCGGGGGCGGCCTCCCCGGACCGCGCTGGCTCACCGAGGAAGAACAGCGCGTCTGGCGCGCCTATCTGCACGCCACCACTCTCTTCGAGGACCATCTCGACCGCCAGCTGCAGCGTGACGCCGGAATGCCGCACATCTACTACGGTCTGCTCGTCCAGCTCTCCCAGGCCCCGCGCCGCCGCAAGCGGATGACCGAGCTGGCCATCGACGCCAAGATCACCCGCTCCCGCCTCTCGCACGCCGTCGCCCGGCTGGAGAAGAGCGGCTGGGTGCACCGGGAGGACTGCCCCTCCGACAAGCGCGGGCAGAACGCCGTACTGACGGAGGAGGGTCTCGCAGTCCTGGAGCGGACCGCGCCCGGCCATGTCGAGGCGGTGCGCCAGGCGATGTTCGACCGGCTCAGCCCCGAACAGGTCGGGCAGCTGGGCGAGATCATGAAGACCATGGCCGAGGGACTCCAGCCGCAGGACTCCGGCGCGGACCTGCCCTGGCTGAGGTGA
- a CDS encoding MFS transporter: protein MPKSADISLPDPSRWKALVFIAVAQLMVVLDATIVNIALPTAQQDLGISDANRQWVITAYALAFGGLLLFGGRIADLWGRKRTFVVGLLGFAAASALGGAATSEAMLLGSRALQGAFGALLAPAALSLLAVMFTDAKERAKAFGIYGAIAGGGGAVGLILGGFLTEYLNWRWTFFVNIPFAIVAAVGAYFVIREPAGSRNRSSLDIPGVVLSTLGLVALVYGFTRAESAGWSDSLTVGMFIGSAVLLAAFVLTEAKVKSPLLPLRVLTERNRGGVYLSLGLAIIAMFGLFLFLTFYLQVVKGYSPVTTGFAFLPMIVGMIVGSTQIGARLMTRVAPRLLMGPGFVVAAIGMLLLTQLEIGTSYAGLILPAQLLLGLGMGTAFMPAMSLATHGVNPEDAGVASAMVNTSQQVGGAIGTALLNTIAASATTSYVASHAAGAGNPKLLEMQAMVHGFSSAIWWAVGILAVAAAIAFTLINTGRPGAGSAVSGSGSGEGVEDEVKIPVVAH from the coding sequence ATGCCAAAATCGGCCGACATTTCACTCCCTGACCCGAGTCGCTGGAAAGCTCTGGTCTTCATAGCCGTGGCCCAGCTGATGGTGGTGCTCGACGCGACGATCGTGAACATCGCGCTCCCCACCGCCCAGCAGGACCTGGGGATTTCCGACGCCAACCGGCAGTGGGTCATCACCGCCTACGCCCTGGCCTTCGGTGGACTCCTGCTCTTCGGCGGCCGTATCGCCGACCTGTGGGGCCGTAAGCGCACCTTCGTCGTCGGTCTGCTCGGATTCGCCGCTGCCTCCGCGCTCGGTGGCGCGGCCACCAGCGAGGCGATGCTGCTCGGCTCCCGCGCACTGCAGGGTGCCTTCGGCGCACTGCTCGCGCCCGCCGCGCTCTCCCTGCTCGCGGTGATGTTCACCGATGCCAAGGAGCGCGCCAAGGCCTTCGGCATCTACGGTGCGATCGCCGGTGGCGGTGGCGCGGTCGGCCTGATCCTGGGCGGCTTCCTCACCGAGTACCTGAACTGGCGCTGGACCTTCTTCGTCAACATCCCCTTCGCGATCGTCGCCGCCGTCGGCGCGTACTTCGTGATCCGTGAGCCGGCCGGCTCGCGCAACCGCTCCTCGCTCGACATCCCCGGTGTCGTCCTGTCGACCCTGGGTCTGGTGGCCCTGGTGTACGGCTTCACCCGCGCCGAGTCCGCGGGCTGGTCCGACAGCCTGACCGTGGGCATGTTCATCGGCTCCGCGGTGCTGCTGGCCGCATTCGTCCTCACCGAGGCGAAGGTCAAGTCCCCGCTGCTGCCCCTGCGCGTCCTGACCGAGCGCAACCGCGGCGGTGTCTACCTCTCGCTGGGCCTCGCCATCATCGCGATGTTCGGGCTCTTCCTCTTCCTGACGTTCTACCTCCAGGTCGTGAAGGGGTACTCGCCGGTCACGACCGGCTTCGCCTTCCTGCCGATGATCGTGGGCATGATCGTGGGCTCGACCCAGATCGGCGCCCGGCTGATGACCCGCGTCGCGCCACGGCTGCTGATGGGCCCGGGCTTCGTCGTCGCCGCGATCGGCATGCTGCTGCTGACGCAGCTGGAGATCGGCACCTCGTACGCCGGTCTGATCCTGCCGGCGCAGCTGCTGCTGGGTCTGGGCATGGGTACGGCGTTCATGCCGGCGATGTCGCTGGCCACGCACGGAGTGAACCCGGAAGACGCCGGTGTCGCCTCGGCGATGGTCAACACCTCGCAGCAGGTGGGCGGTGCGATCGGTACGGCGCTGCTGAACACGATCGCGGCCTCCGCCACGACCTCGTACGTCGCCTCGCACGCGGCGGGAGCCGGCAACCCCAAGCTGCTGGAGATGCAGGCCATGGTGCACGGCTTCTCGTCCGCGATCTGGTGGGCGGTCGGCATCCTGGCGGTCGCGGCCGCAATCGCGTTCACGCTCATCAACACCGGGCGTCCGGGGGCCGGTTCGGCCGTCTCCGGCTCCGGCTCGGGTGAGGGTGTCGAGGACGAGGTCAAGATCCCCGTCGTCGCGCACTGA
- a CDS encoding TetR/AcrR family transcriptional regulator: protein MSPAADTEARRLPRPRADALRNRERIVTAAREMFVEFGPEVPLDEIARRAGVGNATLYRHFADRNVLIQEVVLCVLSRTTEQAYEAAATEADPFEALRRFTHAAADERIGALCPLLSGTFDQHYPELTNERERLEDAVQGLFDRAHEAGRLRADVAVGDLVVALSQLTRPLPGTGCLDMDRFVHRHLQLLLDGLEAPARSELPGTAATLEDLRSTP, encoded by the coding sequence GTGAGCCCCGCCGCCGACACCGAAGCGCGCCGCCTCCCACGGCCGCGGGCAGACGCCCTGCGGAACCGGGAGCGGATCGTGACGGCCGCGCGCGAGATGTTCGTCGAGTTCGGACCCGAGGTCCCGCTGGATGAGATCGCCCGCCGGGCGGGCGTCGGCAATGCCACGCTCTACCGCCACTTCGCCGACCGCAACGTCCTCATCCAGGAGGTCGTCCTCTGCGTTCTGTCCCGCACGACGGAACAGGCATACGAGGCGGCCGCCACCGAGGCCGATCCCTTCGAGGCGCTGCGGCGCTTCACCCACGCGGCCGCCGACGAACGCATCGGGGCGCTGTGCCCGCTGCTGTCCGGCACCTTCGACCAGCACTATCCCGAACTGACCAATGAGCGTGAACGCCTCGAAGACGCGGTCCAAGGCCTCTTCGACCGCGCGCACGAGGCCGGCCGACTCCGCGCCGATGTCGCCGTAGGAGATCTGGTCGTCGCTCTCTCCCAGCTCACCCGGCCGCTTCCGGGCACCGGGTGCCTGGACATGGACCGGTTCGTACACCGCCATCTGCAGCTGCTCCTGGACGGTCTGGAAGCGCCCGCGCGCTCCGAACTGCCGGGCACGGCCGCGACGCTGGAGGACCTGCGGAGCACCCCATGA
- a CDS encoding M6 family metalloprotease domain-containing protein — protein sequence MQQTRHRIRRAGRHRRITGLAAFAALALAALTTASATLPAATRSAAGPVATAEDSGLGPCRIGSTLGVQMSEGLPTPPGYARSTGEVRALNLMIDFPDAPGTGRALDRLAEFFPQTSDWFRTSSYGRLTYRPLAPVTNWLRMPMPFAAYGIERGSPYEPGYRKLVEDIVATADPKVDFSTYDLVNILVTPNAGPSALDTVLSVTFSGNDEAPIADGVPLANTSFVYSRQDDGSGSYTETGYRVLPHENGHVFGLPDLYTAEGGGAVGHWDIMSEDWGANNDLLGWHKWKLGWLDADQIRCASAPGSTEYALTPLATSGGAKMTIVPLSQDSGYAVEVRTRAGNDEAVCEPGVLIYRVKSGVDTGQGPVTISDSDRDSGGCTRRPNVHAELSDAPYRPGESFTDRRNSISIAVVREDPGGTYRVRVTRS from the coding sequence ATGCAGCAGACACGCCACCGGATACGCAGAGCCGGCAGGCACCGCCGCATCACCGGGCTCGCCGCCTTCGCGGCTCTCGCGCTCGCCGCCCTCACAACGGCGAGCGCCACCCTCCCCGCCGCCACACGGTCGGCGGCGGGACCCGTGGCCACCGCCGAGGACTCGGGGCTCGGCCCGTGCCGCATCGGCTCCACCCTCGGGGTGCAGATGTCGGAGGGCCTGCCGACCCCGCCCGGCTACGCGCGCTCCACCGGCGAGGTCCGCGCCCTCAACCTGATGATCGACTTCCCGGACGCGCCGGGGACGGGGCGGGCGCTCGACCGGCTCGCGGAGTTCTTCCCGCAGACCTCGGACTGGTTCAGGACCAGTTCGTACGGCCGGCTCACCTATCGCCCGCTCGCGCCGGTCACCAACTGGCTGCGGATGCCGATGCCGTTCGCGGCGTACGGGATAGAGCGCGGCTCGCCCTACGAGCCGGGCTACCGCAAGCTCGTCGAGGACATCGTGGCCACCGCCGATCCGAAGGTCGACTTCAGCACGTACGACCTGGTCAACATACTGGTCACGCCCAATGCGGGGCCCTCGGCGCTGGACACCGTGCTGTCCGTGACCTTCTCCGGCAACGACGAGGCCCCGATCGCGGACGGTGTGCCGCTGGCCAACACGTCCTTCGTCTACAGCCGCCAGGACGACGGCTCGGGCTCGTACACCGAGACGGGCTACCGCGTCCTGCCCCACGAGAACGGCCATGTCTTCGGCCTGCCCGACCTCTACACGGCCGAAGGCGGCGGCGCGGTCGGCCACTGGGACATCATGTCCGAGGACTGGGGGGCCAACAACGATCTGCTGGGCTGGCACAAGTGGAAGCTGGGCTGGCTGGACGCCGACCAGATCCGCTGCGCGTCCGCGCCGGGCTCCACCGAGTACGCGCTGACCCCACTGGCCACATCCGGCGGGGCCAAGATGACCATCGTGCCGCTGAGTCAGGACTCCGGGTACGCCGTGGAGGTACGCACCCGGGCCGGCAACGACGAAGCCGTGTGCGAGCCGGGCGTGCTGATCTACCGCGTGAAGTCCGGTGTGGACACCGGGCAGGGCCCGGTGACCATCTCGGACAGCGACCGCGACAGCGGCGGCTGCACCCGGCGGCCGAATGTGCACGCGGAGCTCTCGGACGCCCCGTACCGGCCCGGCGAGTCCTTCACTGACCGCCGGAACAGCATCAGCATCGCGGTGGTCCGCGAGGACCCGGGCGGCACCTACCGGGTGCGCGTCACGCGTTCTTGA
- a CDS encoding class I adenylate-forming enzyme family protein: protein MPHNDPSTRSEAVLTALTAPGAPFAVVRGEDGGLLYADGPRTLREFVEATWAFGDRPFLVAASGTYTYREFFAASSALARRFVEEYGLRPGDRAVIGMRNHPEWQIAFWAAQLAGLVAVPLNAWWTEDEFEYALDDCSPRVLLVDGERLPRVEAWRKRAGVRAVVFHHELHRELHHDGGTGEGGTAEGVERYEDLPAADPLAAPPAVEVRAEDDATIIYTSGTTGRPKGAVATQLAQAGAAVHPRFHAAASALARGVMPGQGPAPVALMTFPFFHVAAFTTLYSTMAAGGTLVLMRKWDAEQALALIERHRVTHFSGVPATALQLLDAAERAGDGLETLTHLSTGGAAAPPDLVGRLTARYGQRIEPRNGYGLTETSGGVLANFGADYREHPGSVGRAAPATEVRIAGPHGRELPEGQVGELLLRGQSLVRGYWNDPAATAAAFHEGWFRTGDLATVHEGRVSIVDRLRDMVVRGGENVYCVEVEAVLHDHPDVADAAVLGVPHPVLGEEVAAVVQLRPGASVTVDELRAHAGRTLAAFKVPAHVLVQDEPVPRNPTGKILKRELRGPVREWLLKNA, encoded by the coding sequence GTGCCGCACAACGATCCGTCCACCCGGTCCGAGGCGGTGCTGACGGCACTGACCGCCCCGGGCGCTCCCTTCGCCGTCGTACGCGGCGAGGACGGCGGGCTGCTGTACGCGGACGGGCCGCGGACCCTGCGCGAGTTCGTCGAGGCCACCTGGGCGTTCGGGGACCGGCCGTTCCTCGTGGCCGCGAGCGGCACGTACACCTACCGGGAGTTCTTCGCCGCCTCCTCCGCGCTCGCGCGGCGGTTCGTCGAGGAGTACGGGCTGCGGCCCGGCGACCGGGCCGTCATCGGCATGCGCAATCACCCCGAGTGGCAGATCGCCTTCTGGGCGGCTCAGTTGGCGGGTCTGGTGGCCGTGCCGCTGAATGCCTGGTGGACCGAGGACGAGTTCGAGTACGCCCTCGACGACTGCTCGCCGCGGGTGCTGCTCGTCGACGGGGAGCGGCTGCCGCGGGTCGAGGCCTGGCGCAAGCGGGCCGGCGTACGGGCGGTCGTCTTTCACCACGAGCTCCACCGCGAGCTCCATCACGATGGCGGGACCGGGGAAGGCGGGACCGCGGAGGGCGTCGAGCGGTACGAGGACCTGCCGGCGGCCGATCCTCTCGCCGCGCCGCCCGCCGTCGAGGTCCGGGCCGAGGACGACGCCACCATCATCTACACCTCAGGGACCACCGGGCGGCCCAAGGGCGCTGTCGCCACGCAGCTCGCGCAGGCCGGGGCCGCGGTCCACCCGCGCTTCCACGCGGCCGCTTCCGCGCTCGCGCGCGGGGTGATGCCGGGGCAGGGGCCCGCGCCCGTGGCCCTGATGACGTTCCCGTTCTTCCATGTGGCCGCGTTCACCACGCTGTACTCGACGATGGCGGCCGGCGGGACCCTCGTACTGATGCGGAAGTGGGACGCCGAGCAGGCCCTCGCGCTCATCGAACGGCACCGCGTCACGCACTTCTCCGGTGTCCCGGCCACCGCGCTGCAGCTCCTCGACGCCGCCGAGCGGGCCGGGGACGGCCTGGAGACGCTCACCCATCTCAGTACGGGCGGTGCCGCCGCCCCGCCCGATCTCGTGGGGCGGCTGACGGCCCGCTACGGACAGCGGATCGAGCCGCGCAACGGCTATGGACTGACCGAGACCAGCGGGGGAGTGCTCGCCAACTTCGGGGCCGATTACCGCGAACACCCGGGGAGCGTGGGGCGGGCAGCCCCCGCCACCGAGGTGCGGATCGCCGGACCGCACGGCCGGGAACTGCCCGAAGGGCAGGTCGGTGAGCTGTTGCTGCGCGGGCAGTCCCTCGTGCGCGGGTACTGGAACGACCCCGCCGCCACCGCCGCCGCGTTCCACGAGGGCTGGTTCAGGACCGGCGATCTCGCGACCGTGCACGAGGGGCGGGTCAGCATCGTGGACCGGCTGCGGGACATGGTCGTCCGCGGCGGCGAGAACGTGTACTGCGTCGAGGTGGAGGCCGTCCTTCACGACCACCCGGACGTCGCCGACGCCGCCGTGCTGGGCGTCCCGCACCCCGTGCTGGGGGAGGAAGTGGCGGCCGTGGTGCAGCTGCGGCCCGGGGCGAGCGTCACCGTGGACGAGCTGCGGGCGCATGCCGGCAGGACCCTCGCCGCCTTCAAGGTGCCGGCCCATGTCCTCGTGCAGGACGAGCCCGTGCCCCGTAATCCGACCGGGAAGATCCTCAAGCGGGAGCTCCGCGGCCCCGTCCGGGAGTGGCTGCTCAAGAACGCGTGA
- a CDS encoding FadR/GntR family transcriptional regulator, producing METLPRETIVDVLENRLREDILTGRHPAGSYLPPERRLADGYGVTRTTLKHAFGRLVQSGLLETRHGVGTRVRDYARFGGADLLPMLVRHSPDWIGEIFEVRRGIGALIAERAAAAANEEHRAELRELLGAVREAEGGDAVQLADAEVHRALARATGNRVYVLLTNTLFNAYLPVRAALVGPFTDPAAAHARLAPVVEAVAAGDRAAAHAAADAYLTATERIMLEDLA from the coding sequence GTGGAGACGCTGCCCCGCGAGACCATCGTCGACGTCCTGGAGAACCGGCTCCGCGAGGACATCCTCACCGGCCGTCACCCGGCCGGGAGCTATCTGCCGCCCGAGCGCCGGCTCGCCGACGGCTACGGCGTCACCCGCACCACGCTCAAGCACGCCTTCGGACGGCTCGTACAGTCCGGTCTGCTGGAGACACGGCACGGCGTGGGCACGCGGGTCCGCGACTACGCACGGTTCGGCGGTGCCGATCTGCTGCCCATGCTGGTGCGGCACAGCCCGGACTGGATCGGCGAGATCTTCGAAGTCCGGCGCGGCATCGGCGCGTTGATCGCCGAGCGGGCCGCGGCCGCGGCGAACGAGGAGCACAGGGCCGAGCTGCGCGAACTGCTCGGTGCCGTACGGGAAGCGGAGGGCGGCGACGCCGTGCAGCTCGCCGACGCCGAGGTGCACCGGGCGCTGGCGCGGGCCACCGGCAACCGCGTCTATGTGCTGCTCACCAACACCCTGTTCAACGCGTATCTCCCGGTCAGGGCCGCGCTGGTGGGACCGTTCACCGACCCGGCGGCCGCCCACGCCCGGCTCGCGCCGGTGGTCGAGGCGGTGGCGGCGGGCGACAGGGCTGCGGCACACGCGGCCGCGGACGCGTATCTGACCGCCACCGAGCGGATCATGCTGGAGGACCTCGCATGA
- a CDS encoding GMC family oxidoreductase N-terminal domain-containing protein produces the protein MTAPGLVAALLADDGSHPWTAKVPRRLDAVLASMPAPARAGIRSAAAAVDAYALARTGRRLAALSPGEREDVMAALGARTALAPLLDLLKVPVLLAAGTERMLEPGVREPPVGGPLEGRSATPLALSFAPPDDPPLDCVPAEDWPARTTADAVVIGSGAGGATAARTLARAGLRTLVLEEGHHHTTASFGRRAPLDRFAELYRDGGATVAVGRPPLLLPTGRAVGGTTVVNSGTCYRTPDHVLDRWRATFGFGLAEGFPDLLDEAERTLRVATQPLDVLGNNGLLALAGAERLGWRAAPLRRNAPGCKGSCQCVVGCPTGAKQSVQLSVLPDACAAGARIVTGARVRAILVDSDRPGGPAVAGVRVRSADGGELEILAPLVVVAAGALQSPPLLRRSGLGSHPGVGRNLSVHPATSVAGRFPQQVTAWEGVLQSAGIEELHSEGVLIEATATPPGMGSFVLPGLGRELRREFDDAGRLATLGAMIADRPSGRVRGRDRTLIQYALDPRDAGRLMTAVRAMGQLLFAAGAEEVLTGVPTAPRARSLTELDLLLGEVNARQLHLSAFHPTGTVAAGGDAQRFPADGEGRLRGVRGVLIADGSVLPGCPEVNPQLSIMAAALAVTERHLSHTL, from the coding sequence ATGACCGCCCCCGGACTCGTCGCCGCGCTGCTCGCCGACGACGGCAGCCACCCCTGGACCGCGAAGGTGCCACGGCGGCTGGACGCCGTCCTCGCCTCGATGCCCGCGCCCGCACGCGCCGGGATTCGGAGCGCCGCGGCGGCCGTGGACGCGTACGCCCTGGCCCGGACCGGACGGCGGCTCGCGGCCCTCAGTCCGGGCGAACGCGAGGACGTCATGGCGGCGCTCGGCGCACGCACCGCCCTGGCGCCGCTGCTCGATCTGCTGAAGGTGCCGGTGCTGCTCGCCGCGGGAACGGAGCGGATGCTCGAACCCGGCGTACGCGAGCCGCCGGTCGGGGGGCCGCTCGAAGGGCGGTCCGCGACGCCGCTCGCGCTGTCGTTCGCACCGCCCGACGATCCGCCGCTCGACTGCGTACCGGCCGAGGACTGGCCCGCCCGTACGACCGCCGACGCCGTGGTCATCGGCTCCGGCGCGGGCGGCGCGACGGCGGCACGCACCCTCGCCCGGGCCGGGCTGCGCACCCTCGTCCTGGAGGAGGGGCACCACCACACCACCGCGTCCTTCGGGCGCCGCGCCCCGCTGGACCGGTTCGCCGAGCTGTACCGCGACGGCGGCGCGACCGTCGCCGTCGGCCGGCCACCGCTGCTGCTGCCCACCGGCCGCGCGGTCGGCGGCACCACCGTGGTCAACTCCGGTACCTGCTACCGCACTCCGGACCATGTCCTGGACCGCTGGCGCGCCACCTTCGGCTTCGGACTCGCGGAGGGCTTCCCGGACCTCCTCGACGAGGCCGAACGCACCCTGCGCGTGGCCACCCAGCCCCTCGACGTGCTGGGCAACAACGGTCTCCTCGCGCTGGCAGGCGCCGAGCGGCTGGGCTGGCGGGCCGCGCCCCTGCGCCGTAACGCCCCCGGCTGCAAAGGGTCCTGCCAGTGCGTCGTCGGCTGCCCGACCGGTGCCAAACAGAGTGTCCAGCTGTCGGTGCTGCCCGATGCCTGCGCCGCCGGAGCCCGGATCGTCACCGGAGCCCGGGTGCGCGCCATCCTGGTGGACAGCGACCGGCCCGGCGGCCCCGCGGTCGCCGGCGTACGCGTCCGGTCGGCGGACGGCGGCGAGCTGGAGATCCTCGCCCCGCTGGTCGTCGTCGCGGCGGGCGCCCTCCAGTCGCCGCCGCTGCTGCGGCGCTCCGGACTCGGCTCCCATCCCGGGGTCGGCCGCAACCTCAGCGTGCATCCGGCGACGAGTGTGGCGGGCCGGTTCCCGCAGCAGGTCACCGCCTGGGAAGGGGTGTTGCAGAGCGCCGGGATCGAGGAGCTGCACAGCGAAGGGGTCCTCATCGAGGCGACCGCGACCCCGCCCGGCATGGGCAGCTTCGTACTGCCCGGCCTGGGACGCGAGTTGCGCCGCGAGTTCGACGACGCCGGGCGCCTCGCCACGCTCGGCGCGATGATCGCCGACCGCCCCTCGGGCCGGGTCCGGGGCCGCGACCGCACACTGATCCAGTACGCCCTGGATCCGCGCGACGCGGGCCGCCTCATGACGGCCGTACGGGCGATGGGGCAGCTGCTCTTCGCCGCCGGGGCCGAGGAGGTACTCACCGGTGTGCCGACCGCGCCACGCGCCCGCAGCCTCACCGAACTCGACCTACTGCTCGGTGAAGTGAACGCCCGTCAGCTGCACCTCTCCGCCTTCCACCCCACCGGCACGGTGGCCGCGGGCGGCGACGCACAGCGTTTCCCCGCCGACGGCGAGGGACGGCTGCGCGGTGTGCGGGGCGTGCTGATCGCCGACGGATCGGTGCTGCCCGGCTGTCCCGAGGTCAACCCCCAACTGAGCATCATGGCGGCGGCGCTGGCCGTGACCGAACGCCACCTGTCACATACGCTCTGA
- a CDS encoding alpha/beta hydrolase: MTDPVELDLPVDGGTLRVLRFGTGPRTAVAAHGLSASAMSFRAVARQLPGDWSLFALDLRGRGGSDATPGRCGMDTHAADICAAAERWGAGAPVALTGHSMGAYIALRAAARRPELFGRLLLIDGGLPFHPPADIDPDDMLDATLGPAIARLSMTYETDEAYVDYFRAHPGLGPYWSDDIEAYVRYDLTGPAGARRSRAQEAAVMHDGRELLTSAAAFEQDLADLTPPAHLLYAPRGLMDTEPGMNPEPMVTLWTSRVPLLTAEPVPDCNHYTILMGTPAKVVADRLAA, from the coding sequence ATGACCGACCCAGTTGAGCTCGACCTCCCGGTCGACGGCGGGACGCTGCGCGTCCTGCGCTTCGGCACCGGCCCACGGACCGCCGTAGCGGCCCACGGACTCAGCGCTTCCGCGATGTCCTTCCGCGCCGTTGCCCGCCAACTGCCCGGCGACTGGAGCCTGTTCGCCCTCGATCTACGGGGAAGGGGCGGCAGCGATGCGACCCCTGGCCGCTGCGGCATGGACACCCACGCCGCCGACATCTGCGCGGCGGCCGAACGCTGGGGAGCCGGCGCACCCGTCGCCCTCACCGGCCATTCGATGGGTGCGTACATCGCCCTGCGCGCCGCGGCCCGCAGACCCGAGCTCTTCGGCCGTCTGCTGCTCATCGACGGCGGTCTGCCCTTCCACCCGCCGGCCGACATCGACCCGGACGACATGCTCGACGCCACGCTCGGCCCGGCGATCGCCCGGCTGTCGATGACGTACGAGACCGACGAGGCGTACGTGGACTACTTCCGCGCCCACCCCGGCCTCGGCCCGTACTGGAGCGACGACATCGAGGCCTACGTACGCTACGACCTCACCGGCCCGGCGGGCGCCCGGCGCTCCCGCGCCCAGGAGGCGGCTGTCATGCACGACGGCCGGGAGCTGCTCACCTCGGCGGCCGCGTTCGAGCAGGACCTGGCGGACCTCACCCCGCCTGCCCACCTGCTGTACGCGCCCCGCGGCCTGATGGACACCGAACCGGGGATGAACCCGGAGCCCATGGTGACCCTGTGGACGTCCCGGGTGCCGTTGCTGACCGCCGAGCCGGTCCCGGACTGCAACCACTACACGATCCTCATGGGCACCCCGGCCAAGGTCGTCGCCGACCGCCTGGCGGCTTGA
- a CDS encoding 50S ribosomal protein bL37, giving the protein MSKRARKKKARRKKKANHGRRAGQR; this is encoded by the coding sequence ATGTCGAAGCGCGCACGCAAGAAGAAAGCCCGCCGCAAGAAGAAGGCGAACCACGGCCGCAGGGCCGGACAGCGCTGA
- a CDS encoding SDR family NAD(P)-dependent oxidoreductase — translation MSGSDFSSLNGRTVLVTGATTGIGYETARLLAERGATVLVHGRTAQEARAATDRLVSTGGLPAERLCPFGADFSRLEEVELLAGRVVVEHPHLDVLVNNAALAAPERHTITVDGNEIAFQVNFLAHYLLTNLLEQALTSDPGGRVVNVSSSLHRTASIQWSDPNRARRYSRLAAYAQSQLALTAFAADPRVTAVSVHPGICETALLPLYGHSGATATDGAVHVVRLCDPAVEIVNGAYYDRDERVAPAPAATEERTVKRLNKLADVLVGHTA, via the coding sequence ATGTCCGGCTCAGACTTTTCCTCCCTTAACGGCCGCACTGTCCTCGTCACCGGAGCTACCACCGGCATCGGCTATGAGACGGCGCGGCTGCTCGCCGAGCGCGGGGCCACTGTCCTCGTGCACGGTCGTACGGCCCAAGAGGCGCGGGCGGCGACCGACCGGCTCGTCAGCACCGGGGGCCTCCCCGCCGAGCGGCTCTGCCCCTTCGGCGCGGACTTCTCCCGCCTCGAAGAGGTCGAGCTGCTGGCCGGCCGTGTCGTCGTCGAGCACCCGCACCTGGACGTCCTCGTCAACAACGCCGCCCTCGCCGCGCCCGAGCGTCACACCATCACGGTGGACGGAAACGAAATCGCGTTCCAGGTCAACTTCCTCGCGCACTACCTGCTCACCAACCTCCTGGAGCAGGCGCTCACCAGTGATCCGGGCGGCCGGGTCGTGAACGTCTCCTCCTCGCTGCACCGCACCGCCTCGATCCAGTGGAGCGACCCCAACCGCGCCCGCCGCTACTCGCGGCTCGCCGCGTACGCCCAGTCGCAGCTGGCGCTGACGGCATTCGCGGCCGACCCGAGGGTGACGGCCGTCTCCGTCCACCCGGGCATCTGCGAGACCGCCCTGCTGCCGCTCTACGGCCACAGCGGAGCCACGGCCACCGACGGCGCCGTCCATGTCGTACGGCTCTGCGACCCGGCCGTGGAGATCGTCAACGGCGCGTACTACGACCGCGACGAGCGCGTCGCGCCCGCGCCCGCCGCCACCGAGGAGCGCACGGTCAAGCGCCTCAACAAGCTCGCCGACGTCCTCGTCGGCCACACCGCCTGA
- a CDS encoding cold-shock protein produces MATGTVKWFNSDKGYGYISQDDGGADVFVHFSAIQTNGYRNLEENQKVEFEVTQGQKGPQAEMVRP; encoded by the coding sequence ATGGCAACAGGCACTGTGAAGTGGTTCAACTCCGACAAGGGGTACGGCTACATCAGCCAGGACGATGGCGGCGCAGACGTGTTCGTGCACTTCTCAGCCATCCAAACCAACGGATACAGAAACTTGGAAGAGAACCAGAAGGTGGAGTTCGAGGTCACCCAGGGGCAGAAGGGCCCGCAAGCGGAAATGGTCCGCCCCTAG